A window of Brevinema andersonii genomic DNA:
TCCCAAAATTAATACCTGAAAGCACTAAATCAAATTTCAAATTTCCAAAGAGACCCAAAGTAGCCGCTTTTGCACAATCAGCTGGCGTTCCATCTAACGCAAACCCTTTTGTTGTACCAGTCAACTCAATCAATTCTAAATCGTCCCAAGCATTGATAGCATGACTAAATGCACTCTTATGGCGTAAGGGAGCACACATATAAATATTATGATGAGGAGAAAATTCTTTATAAGCAGTATTAATACCGATAGCATCGTAACCATCGTCATTTGTAAATAAAATATTCATGTTTTCCTCGGTTTAAGTTTTTGTAATCATTAACTCAATCAGCTTTGACCCATTTACTTTGTTAACTTTAATTTTCAAGCTATCATACTCTAAAATTTCATTTTGTTCTGGTACATGTCCGAGCTGATCAATAATAAAACCCGCAATGGTATCACTGTCTTCACTCTGCAACGACGCATTAAAACTCTTATTAAAATCGCTTAGGGGCATACGGGCATCAACAAGAAATTCTCTATTATTAGCCATCTTGGTAGTAAAATCTTTTTCTTCTAGATCAAATTCATCTAAAATATGCCCAAAACATGTTTCTAAAATGTCTTCCATAGTAATTATTCCACGAACCGAACCATATTCATCAACTACAATTGACAATAACATACGCTTTTGAATCATTTCCATAAAAAGCTTATCAAGCTGCTTATTTTCTGAAATGAAAAAAGGGGTCCGTAAAATATTTTTTATATTAAAATTATTTTTTTCAATACCCAACAAATCTTTTGCATGAAGAATACCAACAATATTATCAATACCATCTTGATAAACAGGATAGCGAGAAAATCCATTACTTTTTATCGCATCTAAGATCAAATCGTAAGAATCTTCTAATTCAAACATTTTAACAGTGGAAATAGGAATAAAAATATCCTCTGCTTGCAGTTGCGAAAGTGCAACAAAAAATGCTTCTTTTACATTATTCTGTCTACAACTACTATCATCCATAGTATAATCCTTATACTTTCATTGGCATTGTAATGTATTCATAATCACTTTCACCGGAAGGCATAAGAAGAATCGGACTATTAGGAGAATTCATAGAAATCAAAACTTTTTTGCCTTGAAGTACCCGTAAAAAATCAGTTAATGCTTTATGATTAACAGCAACTGAGGTTGGTTCACCACTATATTCTATTCCAAGAGTATCAAAACCTTCTCCTTGCACTGTCGAACTCGACACTGTAAGCATATTATTATCAACATCCAGTTTGATACGGCCTGATTCATTGTCAGACATAATAGCAACTCGTGACAAACATAAAGATAATTCACTAGCACCAACAACCAACGTTGATGCGCTTTGATCAGGAATAACATCTCTATAATTTGGAAATTTACCTTCTACTAAATTAGTGAAAATATAAACATTATCTATTTTAAAATATGCCTGACCTTCTTTAACAGAAAATAAAACATCGCCATACCCTAAAGCATCACTGACTGTTTTCATAATACGCTGAGGGACAATAATATCAAGAATGATTTCACCATTCTTTTCCTCGATAGGTTTTGTAATAACAGCTAAACGTTTACCATCTGTCGCAACAAATGAAAGCAGTCCATCGGCGCTTTCTTTAACAAACGTGCCAGTAAAAGCAATTTGAGACATATCGTTTGAAACCGCAAACTCTGTACAGGTAATAAGTTCACGCAATGTACTTTGATTCAGTTTGAGATACGACTCCCAATTGAACTCTTTAAATACCGGATAGGTATCCGCCGAAACACCATGCAGCCTAAATGTAGGCGATGTTTTTCCTTCAGGCCTTATAATAACTTCAAGTTGACCTTCTTGATGTTCAATTTCTATACGATCACCCGGAATATTCCGTATAATTTCAAGCAGCTTTTTCGATAATACACTGATTTTACCAGCTTCTTGAACATCAACATTCGTTTCTATTTTTACGCCGTGATCGCCATTATAGCTGAATAGCATCATTTGACCATCATTATGCACTTCTATATATACATTCAATAAAATACTTAATGGAGTGCGAGGATTAATGATAGAATCAGCTGTTATTAAAACTTTGAGAAATTCATCCTTGTTAATACTAAATTTCATAGACAGCTCCAAACTCTTAAGAGTAATTTTAAAAATAATACACGCTTTTTCTTAAAAAATCAATAGTTTTTCTATATTTTTATAAAATAAAGCTGCCTTCCAAAATAGGAGGCAGCTTTTAAGAAATTTTACATCATACCGGGCATTCCCATGCCGCCACCCATTCCGGGATTCGGCATATCAGATTTCGGTTCAGGCTTGTCCGTAATCATTACTTCCGTTGTTAGGAGCATTCCTGCAATCGACACAGCATTTTGCAATGCGGTACGTGTTACTTTTGCAGGGTCCACAATACCAGATTTCATCATATCCACCCATTCATCCGTCAACGCGTTATAACCTTGAGTTTCCTTCGATTCACGGGCTTTCATAACAATAACCGAACCATCCACTCCTGCATTTTCAGCAATGCGTTTCATAGGAGCTTCAATAGCCTTTTTGATAATATTGATACCAACTTGTTCTTCTTCATTGTCTCCTTTGAGGGAATCCAATGCAGCTTGAATTTTTAATAATGCCAGCCCGCCACCTGCAACGATGCCTTCATCAACAGCCGCTTTTGTTGCAGAAAGGGCATCTTGAACTCTGTCTTTTTTCTCTTTTAGTTCGACTTCTGTTGCTGCGCCAACTTTAATCAAAGCAACACCACCAGCAAGTTTTGCTTTACGTTCGTTCAATTTTTCGATATCATAGTCTGAAGTGCTTTCAGCGATAGCCATTTCAATCTGTTTTACACGCCCTTTGATCGCAGAAGTTTCACCAGCACCGTCAACGATAGTAGTATTTTCTTTTTCAACGCGGACTCTGCGTGCACGTCCCAACATATCAGGAGTAGCCTGATCCAAGCGCATACCTTTATCTTCGCTGATCACTTGCCCACCTGTAAGAACAGCAATATCTTCAAGCATTGCTTTTCTTCTGTCGCCAAAAGCCGGAGCCTTCACAGCAACAACATTCAACGTACCACGTAGCTTATTGACAATCAATGTTGCTAAAGCTTCACCATCAACATCTTCCGCAATAATAAGAAGAGGTTTACTTTGCTTGAGCACTGTTTCAAGCAACGGAACCAAATCTTTCAGCGAAGAAATTTTCTTATCATACAACAAAATATAAGGATCATCAAGCTCAGCAACCATACTTTCAGCATCGGTAGCCATATATGGCGACAAATAGCCGCGATCGAATTGCATACCTTCAACGACATCAACATAAGTTTCCATCGCTTTGGAATCTTCAACAGTAATCACGCCATCTTTGCCCACTTTTTCCATCGCCTCAGCGATCAATTTTCCAATTTCTTTGTCATTATTGCCTGAAATCGTAGCAACACTGTTAATTTCTTCCGAAGTTTTTACTTCTTTTGCAATTTTTTGAATTTCCTGCACTAAAACATCCAATGCCTTATCCATTCCCCGTTTGATAAGTGTAGGATTAGAACCAGCAGTAACATTTTTGAAACCTTCTTTAATGATAGCATGTGCTAGAACCGTAGCAGTTGTGGTTCCGTCACCAGCAACATCGTTAGTTTTAGTAGCCACTTCTCGGACAAGCTGAGCACCCATGTTTTCGAAACTGTCTTCCAATTCGATATCTTTTGCAACTGTAACTCCATCTTTTGTAATATGTGGAGCCCCATATTTTTTATCCAAAACTACATTTCGCCCGCGTGGCCCTAATGTAGTACCAACAGCTTTGGCAAGCTTTTCAACACCTGTCAGCACTTTTTGATGTGCTTCACTGGAAAATAATAAATCCTTAGCCATAATAAAACTCCTTTTTGTTATTTATTTGATGCTTTATAAATATCATTAGCAAAAATTATGCCAATTCTATTTTTTTATTTAATAATTTCACTAAGTTGCAAAATTTTCGCAGTTTCACCAGGTTTTTCCAGAAAAAACCAGACGTCATTTTTTTCATTTACAGCTTCAATAGCTAATCCATCATTGAGAATCTGACTCGGCTCTTCAACCCAATAATAGGGTAGGCTAACATCTTTTTTCGGATTATATAAATAGAGTGTCGTTAATGCACTTCCTTTTTTCTCCCTATAAACAATGTAGTTATTACCCAAAAAAGAATCGAATTCCCAACGTGGCTTGCTACCCGATAAAGAACGCAGTTGCTTACCTTTATAAAGAGTATATGCCAAACCTTTTTCTTCAAAATGTTCCAAACTACTATCCGAACTACGATCTATAGATTTGAAATCTGTTTTTTGAAGATTACTATTAGTTAGAACATAAACTATTCCATCAACTGCAATTAGCATACGATCGCCGATCTGCCGGTATTCAATCGTATCCCTTTGTTTAGGAGAGGCATATAAAATTGTCCGTTCCATATTAGGCTGACTAGGATCGAATAAAATAATATCATGCTCGCGGAAAATCAAAATCGAATTTCCATACCAAAAAAAATTGTCCACATCATTTAAAGAATGCTCCAAAATTCCATTGCTTGTAGAAAAAACCGTTAATTTTTTAGCATCCTGGAGATCCGTGTGCACAGCAACAAAGCGATTGTCTGCAGAAAATGCTGCATCCAGCAGTGACATATTATTTCCATAAATCATGGTTAAAGGCACAAAACGTTTCTGAGGTACGCTGAATAAAGCTAGACGAAGATTTCGCTCATTTTTATAGCTAGACTCACCGCTCAAAAGCCACAAAGTCCTATCTTCAGAAGCTTGAGCATCAGAAACCGCTGGCAATTCAGCCTTTTTTTGAACAACAGGCATATTAATATCAGACAAATCCATAGCATACAGTGCTCTTTTGTAGGCAAACCATAATACATTCCCAACAAGTTTTGTTTCGATAAAGTCCGTTGAACTGTCGGAAAAATTCCAAGAATTAAAATCCATCTTAATCACATTATGCATTTCAATCCATAATTCCCGGCCTTTGTAACTAAGCTGTATTCTTGTTCCGCGCTGTGCCCGAGCTTTGAACACAAGCAGAAATGGCGCAAAATCAACTGCAGAACTATCAGCAAAAGTATCATATAAAGGTACATGGTCTTGGGAAACAACATAACGACCAAAATCAAACTGCGTCCTTAATAATATCGCAGGAACAAACACCAGAAAAATAATAAATTCGTGTGCTCTAGACATACATCAATCCTCTTGTTCAGAATAGCTACATCCTTCCCGCAAACAGATAGGAGTATTATTTTCCCCTGATTTTGGGAAAAGAGGTGTTCCGTCCTTAGGACATACTTTTCCTGATGGCTTCATATTAACAATAAAATCGCATTCTGGGTAGCCCGTGCACGCATAAAAAGCCCCACGTCTGCCGCCGCGTTTTTCGACAACTTTTCCTTCAAGACACTTTGGACAGTTGCCGTAAGGAATAGGTTTTGCATTTGAGCACTCCGGCCAACCCGAACACGCTAGAAAATATCCATATTTCCCAAGCTTTTTAAGCATAGGTTTACCACATTTATCACAAATTTCATCTGTTTTTTCGTCGAATGCACCTTTGATCGAATCCACGCGTTCATAAGCATCTGCTACAGTTTTATGAAACGGTGTATAAAATGCACGGACCACATCTTTCCAAGGCACGCGGTTTTCTTCGACAGCATCGAGTTTTTCTTCCATATCGGCCGTAAACTCAGCATTGATCAGTGACGAAAAATTATCCGTCAAAAGCTTGTTGACTGCTTCACCGAGTTCTGTTGGAATAAGACTGCGCCCGTCTTTTTTAACATAATAGCGCTTGGAAAGCGTCATCATTGTTGGCGCATAAGTTGACGGTCGTCCGATCCCTAATTCTTCCATCGTTTTGACCAATGTAGCTTCAGTATAACGGGGTAGAGGTTGCGTAAATTTTTGTTCGGGGTCCAGCCTCTCACATTTCAACAACGCTCCCTTATCAAGACGCGGCGGCAATTTGGGATCTTTTTTGTCGGAAGCAAAAGTCCAAACACGCTGAAATCCATCAAAAACCACTCGTGATCCTGATGTATAAAATACACATTCTGCTGCAGCAATGGATAAACTTTCGACTTCGCGCTCAACCGGCGCCATCTGAGACGCAACAAATTTGCGCCAAATCAAATTGTATAATTTATACTGATCATTTGAAAGAAACTGTTTGATTTCATCCGGATGCAAAGTCACATCAGTAGGCCTTATGGCTTCGTGGGCATCTTGAGCACTTTTTTTATTCGAAAAACTGTTCCGTGTTTTTGGAAGATACTCAGAGCCATAATTATTCTTGATAAATTCAGCTGCATCTTGAGCTGCACCCGGTGAAATCCTTGTCGAATCAGTTCTCATATATGTAATAAGTCCAGTCCGACTGCTGCTCAAATCGACACCTTCATATAATTCCTGAGCAGTACGCATAGTTTTCGCGGCAGCCCAGCCTAAAAGATTGTTAGCGGATTGCTGCAAAGTGCTAGTGATAAAAGGTGCTGATGTTTTAGTGGTTGATGTTGATTTTTTTGCCTCTTCAACAATAAAATGAGCATTCTTAAGAGTATACACAATAGCATTCATTTCTTTTTCTGATCGAACAACACATTGAGTTTTATCGTTATTGAAATCATTGGGAGTCACAACGCGTCTACCTTGATAACGCGACAATGCAGCAGTAAATTTATGCTTGCCGGCAGTCAATTCTGCATCAAGAGTCCAGTATTCTTGAGGAACAAATACTCTGATTTCATGTTCACGTTCAACGATCAGCCGCAACGCCGTTGATTGCACACGTCCAGCAGAAAGCTTGCCTTTGACCTTTTTCCAAAGAAGTGGGCTAAGTTCGTAACCGAACAAACGATCAATCACGCGACGCCCCTGTTGGGCATTAACCAAATTTTCTTCAATATCTGTAGGAGCCGCTACTGCATTTAGAACAGCATCTTTCGTAATTTCTAAAAAGCGGATCCGTTTGATCGGAATATTGCGTTTCAGTTTAGGAATGACTTTCTCTTCAAAATAATTTTTTAAATGCCGTGCTATTGCTTCGCCTTCACGGTCGGGGTCGGACGCAAGAAGCACTTCACTGGAGCTTTTCAATGCTTCAGCTAATTCTTTGATCACCTTACTACGGTCACGCATCACAATATAACGAGGCTCGAAAGTTTGAGTATCAATTCCTAAAGTCGATTTCGGCAAGTCAATCACATGTCCAGCGGACGCTTTGATTGTGTACGAGCTTCCAAGATATTTTCTTAAAGTCGCCGCTTTTGACGGAGACTCGACAATCACCAATTTCGTTAATTTTTTAGTTTTTTTGGAAGTAGTCGATTTGTGCTTTACAGCCATAAATTTCCTCCAAATATTCGGACAAAAAAAAATGAAAATTCTCAAGATATACTGTAAAATATAGCATTATTAACAATAAAAAACAATTTTTTAAACAAAAAGATTTCGGGAGAGAGAATGATTAGAACATTTTCGGGCGCATTTTTCGGTTTAGACTGCCTAACTATTGAAATAGAAATAGATATCAAGCCTCGCATGAAAAATTTTGAAATAGTTGGATTGCCAGGCACCACTATCCGCGAATCTTGCCGTCGCATCGAAACAGCAATAACCAATTCCGGCTTTCATTTTCCAGGCAAGCAAATTATTGTTAACCTTGCACCAGCTGGGGTTAAAAAAATTGGCACATTGTTTGATCTTCCCATTACCCTCGGCATTTTGGCCCACGAAGCCGATCTTTCGATCCCTGAAAAAACATTTATGTTGGGTGAACTTTCGCTGGACGGGCAACTTCGCAGCATTCAAGGATCACTGATTTTAGCAGCCCATGCAAAAGAACAAGGTTTTGAAACGTTCGTCTGCCCTGCAGAAAATGCCGCTGAAGCTATGATGATAGATGGAATAAAAATAATTGGAATTAAACATTTGACAGATGCCTTCGAAATAATTCAAGGAAAATATCCTGTTTCTTCATCATGCCCTCCAAAATCAAAAATTTTTGAAGAGGAAAAATTATTCTGCTTTAGCGACGTCAAAGGACAAGAAACAGCCAAACGTGCTCTGGAAATTGCAGCTGCAGGACGACATAATATTTTGATGCTGGGACCTCCCGGGACAGGAAAAACTATGCTAGCTCGACGAATGCCCGGGATTCTACCTCCGATTTCACCTCAAGAATCATTGGAAACTTCCAAAATTCATAGTGTTTGTGGAACACTATCTGGTTCTCAACTAATGCGCACACGGCCATTTCGAGCTCCCCATCATACAGCTTCGGACATTGCGATCGTTGGAGGTGGACGCTTTCCAAAGCCTGGTGAAATAAGTTTGGCACATAATGGTATTTTGTTTTTGAATGAACTGCAGGAATTCAGTGGTTCCATACTTCAGGTGTTAAGGCAGCCTTTGGAAGAAAAAAAAAATTACTATTTCACGTGCTGAAGGAGTGGTTAGTTTTCCGGCACGATTTATGTTGATCGGTGCTTTGAATCCTTCAAAAAGTCCAGTAGGAGATACCATTGAAAGCTGGAATACACAGGATATGCTGCGACTTTTGAAAAA
This region includes:
- a CDS encoding YifB family Mg chelatase-like AAA ATPase, whose translation is MIRTFSGAFFGLDCLTIEIEIDIKPRMKNFEIVGLPGTTIRESCRRIETAITNSGFHFPGKQIIVNLAPAGVKKIGTLFDLPITLGILAHEADLSIPEKTFMLGELSLDGQLRSIQGSLILAAHAKEQGFETFVCPAENAAEAMMIDGIKIIGIKHLTDAFEIIQGKYPVSSSCPPKSKIFEEEKLFCFSDVKGQETAKRALEIAAAGRHNILMLGPPGTGKTMLARRMPGILPPISPQESLETSKIHSVCGTLSGSQLMRTRPFRAPHHTASDIAIVGGGRFPKPGEISLAHNGILFLNELQEFSGSILQVLRQPLEEKKNYYFTC
- the topA gene encoding type I DNA topoisomerase, whose translation is MAVKHKSTTSKKTKKLTKLVIVESPSKAATLRKYLGSSYTIKASAGHVIDLPKSTLGIDTQTFEPRYIVMRDRSKVIKELAEALKSSSEVLLASDPDREGEAIARHLKNYFEEKVIPKLKRNIPIKRIRFLEITKDAVLNAVAAPTDIEENLVNAQQGRRVIDRLFGYELSPLLWKKVKGKLSAGRVQSTALRLIVEREHEIRVFVPQEYWTLDAELTAGKHKFTAALSRYQGRRVVTPNDFNNDKTQCVVRSEKEMNAIVYTLKNAHFIVEEAKKSTSTTKTSAPFITSTLQQSANNLLGWAAAKTMRTAQELYEGVDLSSSRTGLITYMRTDSTRISPGAAQDAAEFIKNNYGSEYLPKTRNSFSNKKSAQDAHEAIRPTDVTLHPDEIKQFLSNDQYKLYNLIWRKFVASQMAPVEREVESLSIAAAECVFYTSGSRVVFDGFQRVWTFASDKKDPKLPPRLDKGALLKCERLDPEQKFTQPLPRYTEATLVKTMEELGIGRPSTYAPTMMTLSKRYYVKKDGRSLIPTELGEAVNKLLTDNFSSLINAEFTADMEEKLDAVEENRVPWKDVVRAFYTPFHKTVADAYERVDSIKGAFDEKTDEICDKCGKPMLKKLGKYGYFLACSGWPECSNAKPIPYGNCPKCLEGKVVEKRGGRRGAFYACTGYPECDFIVNMKPSGKVCPKDGTPLFPKSGENNTPICLREGCSYSEQED
- a CDS encoding transporter associated domain-containing protein, which translates into the protein MDDSSCRQNNVKEAFFVALSQLQAEDIFIPISTVKMFELEDSYDLILDAIKSNGFSRYPVYQDGIDNIVGILHAKDLLGIEKNNFNIKNILRTPFFISENKQLDKLFMEMIQKRMLLSIVVDEYGSVRGIITMEDILETCFGHILDEFDLEEKDFTTKMANNREFLVDARMPLSDFNKSFNASLQSEDSDTIAGFIIDQLGHVPEQNEILEYDSLKIKVNKVNGSKLIELMITKT
- the groL gene encoding chaperonin GroEL (60 kDa chaperone family; promotes refolding of misfolded polypeptides especially under stressful conditions; forms two stacked rings of heptamers to form a barrel-shaped 14mer; ends can be capped by GroES; misfolded proteins enter the barrel where they are refolded when GroES binds), coding for MAKDLLFSSEAHQKVLTGVEKLAKAVGTTLGPRGRNVVLDKKYGAPHITKDGVTVAKDIELEDSFENMGAQLVREVATKTNDVAGDGTTTATVLAHAIIKEGFKNVTAGSNPTLIKRGMDKALDVLVQEIQKIAKEVKTSEEINSVATISGNNDKEIGKLIAEAMEKVGKDGVITVEDSKAMETYVDVVEGMQFDRGYLSPYMATDAESMVAELDDPYILLYDKKISSLKDLVPLLETVLKQSKPLLIIAEDVDGEALATLIVNKLRGTLNVVAVKAPAFGDRRKAMLEDIAVLTGGQVISEDKGMRLDQATPDMLGRARRVRVEKENTTIVDGAGETSAIKGRVKQIEMAIAESTSDYDIEKLNERKAKLAGGVALIKVGAATEVELKEKKDRVQDALSATKAAVDEGIVAGGGLALLKIQAALDSLKGDNEEEQVGINIIKKAIEAPMKRIAENAGVDGSVIVMKARESKETQGYNALTDEWVDMMKSGIVDPAKVTRTALQNAVSIAGMLLTTEVMITDKPEPKSDMPNPGMGGGMGMPGMM
- the dnaN gene encoding DNA polymerase III subunit beta; protein product: MKFSINKDEFLKVLITADSIINPRTPLSILLNVYIEVHNDGQMMLFSYNGDHGVKIETNVDVQEAGKISVLSKKLLEIIRNIPGDRIEIEHQEGQLEVIIRPEGKTSPTFRLHGVSADTYPVFKEFNWESYLKLNQSTLRELITCTEFAVSNDMSQIAFTGTFVKESADGLLSFVATDGKRLAVITKPIEEKNGEIILDIIVPQRIMKTVSDALGYGDVLFSVKEGQAYFKIDNVYIFTNLVEGKFPNYRDVIPDQSASTLVVGASELSLCLSRVAIMSDNESGRIKLDVDNNMLTVSSSTVQGEGFDTLGIEYSGEPTSVAVNHKALTDFLRVLQGKKVLISMNSPNSPILLMPSGESDYEYITMPMKV